Part of the Bacteroidales bacterium genome is shown below.
AGGTCTATTACGGTCATATTGACTGGGATCTGCTTTTGAAAATAATTAAAACACATAAGATCACATTCCGGGAACTTCCCAGATATCCCGCTGTAAAAAGAGACCTGGCTTTGCTTCTTGACAAAGGAGTTAAATTCGGACAGATAAGAGAACTGGCCTATAAGACAGAAAGGAACATTCTACAGGATGTCAGCCTGTTCGATGTATATGAGAGTGATAATCTGGGCAAAAACAAAAAGTCATATGCTGTAAGTTTCATCCTCCGCGACGATCTTAAAACAATGACTGATAAGAATATAGAAAAAGTCATGAATAATCTGATCCGTGTCTTTGAAAAAGAACTTAATGCACAAATCAGATAATGACTAAAGAAAGAGTCGAGCTTATAAATGGTGATATCACTTCACTTGATGTTGATGCGATAGTAAATGCAGCCAATAACTCACTCCTGGGAGGAGGAGGTGTGGATGGAGCAATTCATTCTGCTGCCGGTCCTGGCCTGCTTGCCGAATGTGAAGGACTTAATGGCTGCGAGACCGGCAAAGCAAAGATAACCGCCGGATATAACCTGAGGGCAAAACATGTCATACATACTGTCGGACCTATCTGGTATGGAGGATATCGTGATGAACCGGAAACTCTGGCAGCATGTTATCAGTCGAGTCTGACTCTGGCTAAAGAGAATAAAATTAAAACAATTGCCTTTCCCGGAATATCTACCGGAGTATATGGATTCCCGAAAGATCTTGCAGCACTTATTGCAGTTAATGAGACCAGAAGATTCCTGGCAAAAAACAAATATCCTGAAAAAGTAATATTTGTAACATTCGGAGATGATAATTACGAAACATACCGAAAGCTTTTGGATGTATGAGTGAACTTTTCAGATCTTTTAAAAACTACCTGTCGCTTGTTAAATTCAGTCATACTGTATTCGCAATGCCATTTGCCCTGATTGGATTTTCACTGGCAGTTGCGGATGCTGAATATGATTTTAGCCTTAAACTCCTTTTGTTGATAATACTCTGCATGATCTTTGCCAGAAACGCCGCAATGGGCTTTAACAGGCTTGCAGACAGGAGATTTGATGCACTTAATCCAAGGACAAGCAGCAGGGAAATTCCGGCAGGTGTAATTGGTTCCAAAGCAGCAACAGCTTTTGTAATTATTAACGCACTTCTTTTTATCGTCACAACTGCATTCATCAACAGACTTACACTATATTTATCACCGGTTGCCCTGCTCGTAATTCTTGGCTACAGTTTAACAAAAAGAATAACTTCTCTTTGTCATTTTATATTGGGACTTGGGCTCAGCCTTGCTCCCATCGGCGCATATATCTCAGTAACAGGCACATTCAGTATAACCCCTCTTATTTATTCATTTATTGTCCTTACCTGGGTAAGTGGTTTTGATATCATATATGCACTTCAGGATGATGAGTTTGACAAATCAAACAACCTCCATTCGCTGCCATCAATTGCTGGAAGAAAAAGGGCTCTTACAATTTCATCAATGGTTCACCTTATCACTTTCCTGCTGGTCCTCGCAGCCGGGTATTCCGGGAATGGTGGAATTTTATTCTGGGCCGGAGCAGTAATTTTTACATCACTTCTGATATATCAGCATCTGATTGTAAAACATGACGATTTGAGTAAAGTAACTCTGGCCTTTGGTACAACTAACGGAATTGCAAGTATTCTCTTCGCTGTTTTTATAATATTGGATCTGTTAATTAAATAACAGCAAATGGTTGGTTTTTCTGGTGATTCTTAGTGCCTTGGCGTCTTGGTGGCAAAAAAAAGGTTCTGATTCAATTTTTTCAATTATATTTCCGCCTTATTTTTTCAAAATCAATTTTTGTTTTTCCTTTCAAAAAATAGACTTATGGGTGAACTGGTTATAAAAGAAGTCATTACAAAGAAAGACCGGCGTGATTTTATTTATCTGCCTGAAAAAGTACATAAGCATGAACCAGAATGGCTGCCACCAATTTACATGGATGAATGGGAGTTATATGATAAGAAGAAAAACAAATCCTATAAGTATGCCGATGCTTTACTCTTACTTGCTTACAGAGACGGTAAGCCGGTTGGAAGGATAATGGGTATCATAAATAACAGGTATAACACCATCAACAATGAGAATCATGGCAGATTCTGTTTCATGGAGTGTTACGACGACAAAGAGGTATTTCATGCACTCCTTTCAAAGGTCGAAACATGGCTGAAAGAGAGAGGAATGACAAAGATCATCGGGCCTCTGGGCTTTTCTGACAAAGATCCTCAGGGTTTTCAGATAGAAGGATTTGAATATCCTCAGTTCATGACAAGCGTGAATAATTCACCTTATATGCCTGTTTTACTTGAGGCTGAAGGATATGAAAAGAAAGTAGACCTGGTAAATTACCTCGGCAAAATTCCTGAAAAATTCCCGCTGATTTATGAAAAAGTCCTTTCAAGGATGGAACACAGCATGGAGTATAAAATAATTGAATTCAACACAAAGAAAGAGCTCAGGCCTTATATCATCGCTGTCTTGGAACTTATGAATCAAACCTTTGCCGAAATTTATGGTTTTGTTCCCCTCAACGATAATGAGAAGAAAGATTTTGCTGCAAGATACCTTCCTATCCTCGACCCTAAATTCGTAAAACTGATTGAAACAGCAAAAGGTGAATTAGTTGGGTTTGCAATAGGGTTGCCTGACTT
Proteins encoded:
- a CDS encoding UbiA family prenyltransferase; this encodes MSELFRSFKNYLSLVKFSHTVFAMPFALIGFSLAVADAEYDFSLKLLLLIILCMIFARNAAMGFNRLADRRFDALNPRTSSREIPAGVIGSKAATAFVIINALLFIVTTAFINRLTLYLSPVALLVILGYSLTKRITSLCHFILGLGLSLAPIGAYISVTGTFSITPLIYSFIVLTWVSGFDIIYALQDDEFDKSNNLHSLPSIAGRKRALTISSMVHLITFLLVLAAGYSGNGGILFWAGAVIFTSLLIYQHLIVKHDDLSKVTLAFGTTNGIASILFAVFIILDLLIK
- a CDS encoding O-acetyl-ADP-ribose deacetylase; translation: MTKERVELINGDITSLDVDAIVNAANNSLLGGGGVDGAIHSAAGPGLLAECEGLNGCETGKAKITAGYNLRAKHVIHTVGPIWYGGYRDEPETLAACYQSSLTLAKENKIKTIAFPGISTGVYGFPKDLAALIAVNETRRFLAKNKYPEKVIFVTFGDDNYETYRKLLDV